Within Rhododendron vialii isolate Sample 1 chromosome 12a, ASM3025357v1, the genomic segment TCCCAGCAGCTCTCCCTTAGAAAATTAATGCAAAACGATATGTGTGATGGTAATTTTGGCATTTAAAATGCATTTGCTGAAGATAATGGTGCCATTCTACCAAGAAATTACTCACTTCGGGACCAATGGTCCTCTCACACTATTGACACACGATATTAGGTGGGTGTAGAATTATCTGGGACCGCaattgaataaatttttctagACGTATGATCATTGTAAACTCAGAATCTAAGGTGTGTTTGGAAATTAACGAAAGAGCAATGATCTCTTCGTTAAGTTAGGTTGttatttcccttcctttttctttaaaacCAAACCAGGAAAAGCAAGGGCGAAACTGAGCAGTTAAAATAGTTTCACCCTACGAAttcaaaaaaagtacttatcgaaatccattggagctgatttcACAGGTccacataaaaaattattttaaaacttatgggtattttttgttttgtaggacCCGAAGTGAATCCCACAAACGTGCGTTGGATATGTGCTGTGGACATATGCGGTGAGCCTAGACTTTCTGATGAGTAAAATAGCAATTGATAGTGTTTCATAGACTGGAGAAACTCAAGGCCGGCCATTATTACTGCAAAATTCATCCACCAAAAGCACGTTCACAAGCAATGCACGTGAATCATGGCACATCGGACGGCGCAAAAAACATCTGTATTTGAGTTGTGTCCGAAGCATTGAGTCTCCCAAGTATTTTGGTACTAGAAGAGCATGGGATTTACGAAACATGGAATGAAGTGAATGCTAGAGACGAAAGCATTCCAAAACTCACCTAGGGCTTCATTCCATTTCAAGATTTACAAACTACTCCATTTCTTGACAACAGAATAAAGAGATGAATTCATACACAAGACTTGATTGCTTACACGAAAAGTTCTAACTTATGCTTCCAAGTTTCTCATCATCTAGAACATGTGATTGTCATTCAAACAATGTGCAGAAAATCTTATTGCACGACATTTGAAAGGGATACAACAAGAGACATAAGAGCAGGCAGAGAGACGCCAGTGCGATGCTCTTTCAAAATAGAAAGATAAACATAATAAATCTAACACAGTCGTGCGGTGCAATAGTCTGGATAAAATCAGATTACATGAACGACATAAAGTAGATGGATTGGCAGTGGACCGAGCCGCGCAGTGGCGGTGCTGTGCTATCCGCCACAAACAATCTCCAGACAACCTAGTTGTATGAATAACAGACCAGCAGCATTTCACTCAAAAGGAATAAGCATAACATCCTTTGAGAAGCAAATGGAGACTTGATCAGAAAGAGAGGCACAAAACATCCACCAACGTTGCATGACCTCTTCTTCTTATCAACAAATTATCCACACATAGAGTCGTTCGAGAGGAGCCCATTAGCGCCTTAGACCCTTGCCAGGAGCCGATCAGTGCCAAAAGAAGACTCGCAGAGACATGTAACACCATTAAAGAGTTATACAcaaaaaaagtgaatttttatACCAGATGATTCCATCTGCTTTTTCTCTTGAATTTGAACTGAATGTAActctcttctccttttctcccttcttttcttcACGACCAATAAACCCGAACTAGCCAAAGCAGCCACAAAAGTCCATCAAAAGAATCAGCAACTGACGGCCACAGAACCAAGAAGCATTGccgagagaaaaagagagaacatAATCCTTAAAGAAGACCTCAGAGACTTGCAGAGAAGTCGTGACATTTGAAGCTTCACCAGGAACATGTAACACCACAAAGAGTGACCCATATAAAAGTTTTAGTACTAGATCCCGTCTactttttcctttaattttacttcatttttttcctgccttttctcttttcttttctccacaAACAATGAACCCCAACTAGCCAAAGCGGCCACAAGAGTCCATAGAAAGGACCAACCAACAAAGACACTACAGAATCAAGAGGCAACAATGAGACAAAAAGAGACGATAATCTCAAACAGCTGCCTAACATCTTCTCAGGAGATACCTGGATAGCTCCCATAGTGCAAAAGCCACTAACTGCAGCAATATCGTCCTCTAGCCATGAAAACAGGAGGTATAACTCAGGTCCTGGAGCCCACCATTTTTAGGAAGACCATCCTTTCCATCTTGCCTATCCGGGGACTTGGGTAACTGCTTACAACAATCTGAACAAAGCCACTCCAGACAAAAAGTTTCTTCATACTCATTGTCGTTGATGCAGCAACCACACTGAACACACCGCGGTATGCAAAGCCTACATGCCCGACACTTTTGAGCGACATCCCTTCCTCTCTCTTGACAACCCTCGGCTGGGCAATCATAGACAAGCTTCAGTTTCTGGCATCTTGGGCATGTTTCAATATCGATTGCCCGCTCATCGTCACACAACAGATAGAGGTTTCCCCGGTGATAGAAATGGGGCTTGTGATCATTCTGATGAATGTTGTGGATATCAGCACCTAACAACAACTTCAACTGTTCAAAATGCTCATCGGTTACGCCATATAGTCCTCCAATTCGGAGGTGTTTTATACCCGGTGTGCCCTTACACTTGAAAGACTTCAGATTATTTACGATGCCCTCAACACTGAGTCTGGTACATCCAGGAACGCATAGCTGCATGGAAGCAAGAAAACTGTTAGCagctcatcacatctcaaagcAATTTTACAAACAACATAGAGCATTACATAACCAcaggggagaaaaaaaaaaaaaacgtgtgaGAAATTACATGCACAAATTAAGGGAATCATCCTTGCGAACTTGAAAATGCCAAAACTTCCAATTAACATAGGGCAGTAAACTGCAGGTGCACTGGCAGAAATGCTAGAGGGTCTTGTGAAGAATTGCAAGAAGCATGACATCGATTCAACACTCCCAAATAACAGGACAAAACCTACGATCCAACCTTCATTGCTGGTTCAACCTTCAAGAGTTTCATAAGAAGGGCAGTACTCAAAGATGATAATTAAATTATGTCACACaccctctgtcccattttggACTTTTTATCGTCCCAAATTGTATGTCAATATTGAAAGTTCAAGAACAAAGTCCTATAAAACTTCCCTTTTACCATTCTCTCTTGAATTGAAGTGACTAATGCAATATGAGAAGTTTAAATTCGTTAAATGTAACGACTATGTCCCCTAAATAAGTTGGATTTCCctaattgaacaaacaaaatgggatagagggagtacTATTCTGGTCATTAATGTCCGATGGATAGGATCTGATTAATGAATTAGTATTACACCTCCCAAATCCCAATTATTACCAAAATGACATCAACCACTCTATGCAATATCCTTTCCAGTTATGCATTTGATGGTACGTTACACGTTCACATATCACAAAAACACTGGTGTAGCCCAAGGTCACCAAATAGTAAGCAAAAGGTCGCactttttttacatttttcataACTTGTGGAAGCACTTCGGTAAACTATCAATAGGTCCTATTATGGACCAGAGTCAAACGAATGTTTGCGGAATGGGAAGTATGATCCAGCCTAAGCAGAAGGACCCAGGCTGAAACAAGATCACCAGAAGATTTAAGCTTGATGAAAAAGTAAGCATCACAGAGACTTAAATTAAGGACTTCAAGGCCCTGAACAAGCAGATTTTTTGGTTATGGATCACAAATACTGCCAGTAACAATCAAGCCAATAGTCATTGCAACAAAATCAGGCCCAGAGAGACCAACCAATCAACCACATAAAATATATTCCATGCAGGCAACAAATATAAAATGCATATGAATACTAAAACAGGTTCAAGAACCAATGTGAGAGCTACAATTGATAAGATAATGTCTTACTGACCTTGGTCAACCTGGGGTTACTCTCAAGCACACGCTTCAGACCGTCATCAGTGATCCTTTGGCACCCCACCAAGCTCAAGCACTGCAGGTTACCTTGTGCCCTGCAAGTTAATTGCAAGAGAACATCATCTGTAATTCTCTCATTCAACGGTTGATCAATGTGAATACTCCTCCACAAAAGGGTTTCACTTCGAACAGTTGAATGCAAATATTTACAAACTCGGTCCACGGAAAGAAGATCCCTGACACCCAGAAAACCGAGGGCGAAAACCAAACCCGCATGAGGAGCTTCACCATCTCCATCGGGACAACTTTGAGCAACCTCGTGACATTGTTGTATTTCCTGGCCAGCAGTACTAGTACTTTCGTCACAAAATATCATGGCATCATGCACCGTGGAAACGGAACCAAAACCATCTTGGGTCAAAGAGCTTCCCTCTCCCTTCTCATGGGTGCAACCTCCAACTTGACGAGCTGTATTAGACTTATTCTCGCCAAAATGAACCTTACTTGGAAATGCTTGAAACTGCATAGCATTGTTCCAAATGAAATTCAGACCAGCGAATAGATCGTACTCTCCTCTAGAAGTCCCGAAATGATTCCTCCCATATCCTCCATAATCCACTTCCAAATCCTCGAGCCAACCCGTAAGTGCGGTAAAAGTAGTACTTATATCCATGCCAAAAGGATCCGAAGGCAATAAATCAAGAACATCTCGGGAAGCAGACTCCGGTGAGCCACTCCTATCCACTCTATCCCTCCTCCCATAATCGAAACAACCTTCAATGTCTCGGTTTGAATGCCACGACGGCCTAACAAACCCATCCCCACTCCTCTCTGGAATCCCTTCCATGAGACAACCATTCGCAATCCTCATTGGAGAAACTAAATTGTCCTCAGATAAATGGGCCGGAAAGATTGGACGATGAGAGAAGTTCAACGCCATATTATACCCAAACCCCCTAAACCAATCAATCTATAGACGCAAACCCTCAACAGATGAAACCCTAATTTGCCGGGACAAACAAAAATGACAAAGCGACGTCTGGTATCGAAACCCTAATCGGTTGTCTATAGATGCAAACCCCCGGTTTCGTGTCGATTTCTCCACACGGATACAATAATGAAATAATCAGAGGAAAAATGagtaccctttcttttttttgcttttcttttagctttttttttccttttttttcaacGGATAcagaacgaaaaaagaaaatccgaCAAGAAAACCCTCGATTTCAGATGCTAACTAAAACAACGCACCAAAAATCTCACGGAGTTTAACCTCAAAATCAGCTGCGGAATCAATCAGAAGACGAagcaatcaattttttttttctttcctctaTTTCGGGCTGAACTAATGAAACTAGGGTTAAACAAATAAGTCGTATTTTACACGAAAATACAACTCAGATCTTAGAACGAAATATATAATGGAAATAAACGAAGATAATCAAAGCAAGACGAAGGGAATTGATTACCGCCGATGCTCGAAACCCTAATTTGCTTCGAAAGAACTCAATCGACAGAATGCATCGATATGTGACGACGTCGGGTTGAATCGAAACCCTAATTGGTCGTTCGTGTTTATATGCAGAATGTATATATCAACAAACCGATAATATCGTCTCCGACGTGGATATATATGCCGATCGGGTTCAGGGGAAGGGATgtagagagaaggagagaggggagaaggaggaggagagagaaacccagaggtgaaaaaaattggaaatctagagagagagagagagatgggggaggGAAGGGAGGGGATGAGGGTTTGGGAAGTGTGTCCAattttaggagagagagaagggggggtgGGGTCAGGGACACGTGGCGGGTTGAAAAGAGTTACTGGTATTTCGGTAGAGTGTGTGGCGGGAGAGGAAATCCTGTGGTGGCTTGTTCCTTGTTTGTAGCTGGGGTTTCTTTTTACCAGAGGTTAGGGTTGGTACAGGAACCAAGAGCacgtgtttgtttgtttgtttgaataAGTTAGTATTTGGCTCGTTCGACTTACGATATATAAAAAGTTCAAGTTGCTCGAGATCAAATTGTGTTCGGTACAATCTCGTTCAAGATTGTCTCGTCTCATAAATGAACTTAACTTAGTTTAAGCATGTTTTAAAAGTCTGTACTCACATCATAAGGGTGCGTTCATTTGAACTTTATTTTTGGAggttaacttattttttacccTTTTGAAACTTAATTTAAAATGTTTATTATTACTGACTATTACGAACTTGGGCTAAGCTTGCAGTTCCAACTAGTCGATTATGGGGTCatgaatttcattttttgattccTAGCTAGCTAATTCGCATGTCGACAGTCATGTTTGTCCTCTTTTTCTGCCTTTATGAAAGCACGTTATAAAAGGGCTATcatgttcatttttttcaaatcgAACTGGAACAAATAACTGTTGGGTTCGCTCGACTCATTTATTACCCCTATCCAAGGTGAGAGAAATACAACGAGGAAATTTTAAGAATCAACGGAGAGAGGAGGGgaagaggagaaatttttcggtgccctCCGGGCAAAGGCATGGGGAGTCAAAGATAGACACTTTGGTGCCTTAACTCCTATTTTCACCAAACATTTATGTAGGATTTACACACTGTGTGATAAGACCATGCAATTATGTGGTGGATAAGAAACAAGACATGATGTGTCCTTGCTCGCACCGAATAATTTTTCAGCCACGAGGGTCTGGACATGTGACCAATTAGGAAAGGGAGAAGGGGTGGAATGATGGACACGTGTAGGGATGGAAAGAGTTACTAGTATTTCGGTATGGTATATGGCGGGAGACGAAAGTTCCTTCTTTGTAGCGGGGTTTTTCACCGGGCACCGGAGCTTCCGGGACTCGGGATGCTGTAGATCGCTTCCCTGTAGACCGTAGTGCATCATGTAAGGTAGATCCAAAGCGtttatctcggcaatcaattGTTCATTCTTACTGGTCATTGTTAACTCTTatcttttaaagttaacaaacatatctgaaccattgattgtcaagaTAGACGATTCAAATCTTTCCTACAGTGTGCACTAAAGAAGAGCGCTTATAACATCCCCGGATCCGTTTCCAAGAGTTTGGTAATACTACCTAACCTAATAAATAAGCACATGCCTAATCTATATCTATCACATTAATTAGTGTTTAGGAAAACATTTACTAGTTGATAAATTGATTTGGTTGATAAATTTCACTTGTTTTCGAAACTAATGTTCTTACTTGAGCTAGAGGAGATTACTCGGTAACGAGTTAGTATTGTTCCAAGTCCTTTCTCACCACACATTGATAAACATTGGTGTGGGACATAGTGACGTAAAAGCCTTATCTATGACAAATTATTATGGTTTTCTGGTAGGAGTGCAAAATAAACCAACCTACTCGAGTTTTAGCTTCTATTCGCTTGTAAAAAGCTCATTTAATATTTTCTAAAGCTCCTTAAGTTTCAATCAAGATTGAACGAGCAACTATTCGGCTCAATTGGCTTATGATGTAGTATAAAAATTCTCAAGTACTCAAGTCCGGCTCAATTAAAACTTGTTAGAGATCGATAAAAAAATGCACAAAGAcatgtttcaaatttcagaCCTGCTCCAAAGATAAACTAGTCATCAAATTTAAACAAATGTGATCATTTTGATTAGTGTTAGAATGACGTGCGATTCTATAATTATATAAAGATAGATTAGAGTTGGAACCATGATATCATGGAAAGGTCTTGCTTAACAACTTCTCAGTTGATATTTTAGGGAGGTTTGGACCGACATTTTCCTATttgttctcaatttttttcctcaaataCTTTCTATGACAATTGTCCAGAAGAAATGGCGAAGAAAAGACGCTTACCTATAACGATAAGATTCCAATCGTGACATCATTTATACTCGGTGAGGGAGCGATTTGAAGTGTCTTTTATGAAAAAATAGCGACAAGAaatgcaagaagaaaaaaaaaaatttgttatccATAATGATCCTAACATTATATATACTCGGTAAGAGAGCAACTAGTCTACGGCCGCATTATCTTATGAACCACCCGGGGCAATAACTATTAAGAAAACGATTACCAAAATGAAGGGATTAAAAAAGATTGGACTACTAATAAATTTTTatcacattatttttttttgaaaacaaattggTATCTCATTAATGTAGATGAAAAATTGATCTTTCTCCAACAAGATGGGGTCATTTCCAATTTCCAAATGCTTCAAAAAGTATTGCTTATGAGCTAAGTTTAATGTGGCCCAACTTAAATTTTGTATTTCGGAAAGTATACAGGTACAATAAGAGCTGTACAAGCACCGCGTACAACACCTTTTTGGATCCGTTTCAAATTCTaaaaagatgatcggagtcgctcattttgttccaaaTAATTTGTTTAGcgttcctgtaaaaaaatcagctcaatagcCTCCATCCAGTATCAGTAAGTGTGTTTACAAAacatccttttttttgttttagaatacAGGCTAAATTCTGAGGCAAAAAACGACGTTTTGTAAACACTTTTACCGATATCAGATAGAACTAATTTTTTACCAGGATcctaaacaaattattttaaacaaaatgagcggctccgatcatttttttggaacccaaaaTGGATCCAAAAGAGTGTTGTACGCGGTGTTTGTACAGTTCTTGCTGTACCTATAGCACCTCTGTTTGTATTTTTCCCCACTTTGAGTTTCATCATATTTAATATTTAatagcattagagtcaaaggacAATTAAATATATACtaattcaaataaaacacaGATCTAATGAAGGATTATTTGAGTGGGTTAAGTTTGACCCAGATACAAGTCTCTGTCTCTCCGACCAAGACTGTTTCGGGTTTGGCTTACTCGTGACCCGATCCATTTCGGCAGCTAGGAGGTAAGTAAATTTCTGTTATTGTACAATTTTAACAAAGTAAATTTCAGGTTTGCTAACTGGATACAGAGGCCAGATATGCTATTACCCAGATACTATATCCGAACTATTTATATCTGTTATTTACCACCCGAATATAGATGGTTGATATTATATCCTCCAAATTGTATATCCACCTATAGGCAAATATAATAATATCACCTCCCCCTATCCTTATTGTATTTGCTTCATAGTTGGCTTTTTAATTACGAAAATGCCACATTTCCCTATATATATTCTTCCTATATATACCTCTGATGCGGAGCGAAGAATTTTGGTTAGTGgggtcaaaaataatttttctatataCTAAACTAAAATACATCTCCATTAAAAGGTTAATTATAAGGTAGATTATACACTGATAGaactgagtttttttttaataattggtaccaaatatttattaattatattttaaaaacaatGAATGATAGCTTGGTTTATAGTATTATCAACTCtcgaaaaggaagaaaattaaTGCATGTGGTTTCTTTACATTCGAAATAAGTTGAGGCAATTTATCGAATTTTTGTGAGGTCAAACTAGAAAAATGACTGCAAACTATCAAATGTCGATATGAGAAATCAACGTGAGTGGGGTCAAGTGATCCCATTTATCTCTACGTGTCTCCGTCCTTACCTTACCTCTGTATAATATACATGTTCTATATCGGCTTCTTTTATCGTATATTTTCTGATACTATATCGACTCAAAACTAATTCCGTCGGTGAATGGCCCGCAGTAGATTTGAAATATCTTCGGAACAAAAATGCTTTCATGCTCAGGTCCCACACGCATAGAATTTGTTCCACACACGCACGAGGAAACGTTGTGTGCAAGTTTTGGATGTTTTGGGTACTTCCGGGCCCACATGATGATCAAGACAACTACTATTCTTTTAtcttcatatatatatttttatgttattgGATTAATATAGTAAGCAAACAAATAAAAGTCCGTCTTAGTGTGCTctccaagaaatttaaaaaaaaaagtttgcttTGGACAGTGGAACTTTCCAATTCAAAAGTTAGGGAAGACGACTTCTTGAATTTTTAGGGAAATAGTATAAAGAGAATTAGAG encodes:
- the LOC131310768 gene encoding F-box protein SKIP14 translates to MALNFSHRPIFPAHLSEDNLVSPMRIANGCLMEGIPERSGDGFVRPSWHSNRDIEGCFDYGRRDRVDRSGSPESASRDVLDLLPSDPFGMDISTTFTALTGWLEDLEVDYGGYGRNHFGTSRGEYDLFAGLNFIWNNAMQFQAFPSKVHFGENKSNTARQVGGCTHEKGEGSSLTQDGFGSVSTVHDAMIFCDESTSTAGQEIQQCHEVAQSCPDGDGEAPHAGLVFALGFLGVRDLLSVDRVCKYLHSTVRSETLLWRSIHIDQPLNERITDDVLLQLTCRAQGNLQCLSLVGCQRITDDGLKRVLESNPRLTKLCVPGCTRLSVEGIVNNLKSFKCKGTPGIKHLRIGGLYGVTDEHFEQLKLLLGADIHNIHQNDHKPHFYHRGNLYLLCDDERAIDIETCPRCQKLKLVYDCPAEGCQERGRDVAQKCRACRLCIPRCVQCGCCINDNEYEETFCLEWLCSDCCKQLPKSPDRQDGKDGLPKNGGLQDLSYTSCFHG